In the Quercus lobata isolate SW786 chromosome 5, ValleyOak3.0 Primary Assembly, whole genome shotgun sequence genome, one interval contains:
- the LOC115988782 gene encoding cation/calcium exchanger 4-like yields the protein MKVFNRLNSARHSKFHGIFNGFSAVLLFFFFCKKVDIIKTPLLKQSSLFFNPNSTPQAVFGGSSGHIAVIHRGFGEIRANASGLGDESDEHNGVSSSSECSGLHKHHGYANQCEYLKANTECSLDGLFDYLRFFYCDCQDFSVLGYAVLGAWVALLFYLSVTTAADYFCFSLEQLSSLLKLPPTVAGVVLLPLGNGAPDVFSSIAAFAGTDTGDVGLNSVLGGAVFVTCIVVGTISLCVAEKRIQINRNCFIRDMSFFLVTLLSLLLILIIGKVSVGGAIAFVLIYVVYAISIAANEILRKNAWRLKLDVITPLLPVQQSVEDVPIHSPLFEIETKSDPTLLHNSLPQLMCTSNGEIYSNQTMLTLDNETPPWGWNGESMESNGSCSCCKLFCSKLFLLIEMPLTVLRRLTIPLVDDETWSKAYAVSSATLDPILLAFLWNTQDDLGSEIRIITYSIGIAVGCTLGILAYWYTVPDHPPQKLLILWVLGGFVMSIVWFYMIANELVALLVAFGLIAGVNTSILGVTVLAWGNSVGDLISDVTLAMHGKDGVQIALSGCYAGPMFNTLIGLGFSLLLAAWSEGGSYTIPLDSSLVYTMGFLITALIWAFVVLPLCDMRPTRTLGVGLIALYLIFLSLRLVSALGLFSFAI from the coding sequence ATGAAGGTTTTTAATAGGTTAAATAGTGCAAGACACTCAAAATTCCACGGGATTTTCAATGGATTTAGTGCTGTTCtcctatttttcttcttctgcaAGAAGGTAGATATAATTAAAACCCCTCTTCTTAAGCAATCTTCCTTGTTTTTTAATCCAAATTCGACTCCTCAAGCTGTTTTCGGTGGTAGTTCGGGTCACATTGCAGTAATTCATCGTGGATTTGGTGAAATCCGTGCTAATGCATCGGGTTTAGGTGATGAGTCTGATGAACATAATGGTGTGAGCAGTTCTTCAGAGTGCAGTGGATTGCATAAACATCATGGTTATGCCAACCAATGTGAGTACTTGAAAGCAAATACGGAATGTTCTTTGGATGGGTTATTTGATTACTTAAGGTTCTTTTATTGTGACTGTCAAGATTTCAGTGTATTGGGGTATGCAGTGTTGGGTGCGTGGGTTGCCTTGTTGTTCTATCTATCGGTTACCACTGCAGCCGATTACTTTTGTTTTTCGCTTGAGCAGCTCTCAAGCCTGTTGAAGCTGCCTCCAACTGTTGCTGGGGTTGTGCTTCTGCCTCTTGGGAATGGAGCACCGGATGTGTTTTCCAGTATTGCTGCTTTTGCGGGTACAGATACAGGTGACGTGGGTCTAAACAGTGTGTTGGGTGGTGCGGTGTTTGTTACTTGTATTGTTGTTGGGACTATTTCTTTATGTGTTGCAGAGAAGAGGATTCAGATTAATCGGAATTGCTTCATAAGGGATATGAGTTTCTTTCTAGTAActcttttgtcacttttgttgattttgatcaTTGGTAAGGTGAGTGTAGGGGGAGCCATTGCCTTTGTATTGATTTATGTGGTTTATGCAATTTCCATTGCTGCAAATGAGATTTTGAGGAAAAATGCTTGGAGGTTGAAATTGGATGTTATTACACCATTGCTTCCTGTCCAACAAAGTGTAGAGGATGTGCCTATACATAGCCCCTTGTTTGAGATTGAGACCAAAAGTGATCCAACGCTTCTCCACAATTCGTTGCCTCAATTGATGTGCACTTCAAATGGGGAAATATATTCGAACCAGACAATGCTTACATTGGATAATGAAACCCCTCCGTGGGGGTGGAATGGTGAGAGCATGGAGAGCAATGGCTCATGCTCATGTTGTAAGCTGTTTTGTTCTAAGCTTTTTTTACTGATTGAGATGCCATTGACAGTGCTAAGACGGTTAACAATTCCATTAGTCGACGATGAAACATGGTCGAAGGCATATGCTGTTTCGAGTGCTACATTGGATCCCATTCTTCTGGCATTTCTGTGGAATACCCAAGATGATTTGGGTTCTGAAATTAGAATAATTACATATAGTATTGGTATAGCAGTTGGTTGCACACTTGGTATTCTTGCGTACTGGTATACTGTACCTGATCATCCACCCCAGAAGTTATTAATTCTCTGGGTTTTAGGTGGATTTGTTATGAGTATTGTATGGTTCTATATGATTGCTAATGAGCTTGTTGCTCTATTGGTGGCATTTGGTCTAATTGCAGGTGTTAATACATCCATCCTTGGAGTGACTGTTTTAGCTTGGGGCAATTCAGTAGGTGACTTGATATCGGATGTTACATTGGCAATGCATGGCAAGGATGGCGTGCAGATTGCTTTATCTGGATGCTATGCCGGTCCCATGTTCAACACACTTATTGGTTTGGGGTTCTCCTTGCTGCTTGCAGCCTGGTCAGAGGGAGGTTCATACACAATTCCACTAGACAGTAGCTTGGTTTACACCATGGGGTTTCTCATAACAGCACTAATCTGGGCATTTGTTGTTTTACCTTTGTGTGACATGCGCCCTACTAGGACATTAGGAGTGGGCCTTATTGCCCTCTATTTGATATTTCTTTCTTTGAGGCTGGTCAGTGCTTTGGGACTTTTCTCATTTGCAATTTGA
- the LOC115988696 gene encoding guanine nucleotide-binding protein subunit gamma 3-like produces MEIVQFHDSLSPSSSFSSSVVKPKPTTMRPESPSHGGFDLYGKRRLVLKVHAMEREIGLLEEELKSLEGMQPASICCQELDTYIVAKPDPFIAKYNS; encoded by the exons atggaGATAGTTCAGTTTCATGATTCTCTTtccccttcatcttcttttagTTCTTCTGTGGTGAAGCCTAAGCCTACGACTATGAGACCAGAATCACCGTCTCATGGGGGCTTTGATTTGTATGGGAAGCGTAGGCTAGTGCTCAAGGTTCATGCCATGGAAAGAGAGATTGGTTTGCTTGAG GAGGAATTAAAATCACTTGAAGGCATGCAACCTGCTTCCATTTGTTGCCAAGA GCTAGACACCTATATAGTGGCTAAACCAGATCCTTTTATTGCAAAGTATAACTCTTGA